The DNA window GATTATTCCGCAGACTCAAGGGATTCCGTCGAATATTCTCCAGATTCGACAAACTGGATGTCATTTTTCTCTCATTCATCCATTTCGCTCTCATCGTCGAAGCACTTAGGTAGTGTTAACAGGCCCTAGTTAAAGTTTGAAGTTTATGTGATACTAATGAAATAGATTCTTTTGAAGGAAGATCAAATGAATACAAACACGTCCAACATCCTTCTTTATTCCTAATGGACTTCGGTATGAGATGATATGATGCCTGCAATTGACCAGATAAATTCCTGATTTTCTCATAAACATCATTTTTTCTTTCTTTATCAAATTCATCGTTATTTGAAATAACGACATTATAAGTTATTAATACATGTGATATTTCTCCAATAGTTTTTCTAAAGCCTTGAATTGGTTAGATTACTAGTTTAAGTATATATTGACCTACAACAAAACCAAAAAGAGCAAATATAGCTCCAAAAAAAGCTATTAAAAATTCCATATTTACTTCTCCTTGTGTCAATGAGACTTGATTATCATCTATTTAAATTCTTTATCTAACCTTCAAATTTCTTTGATACAGATGAGCAAACGATTTGAAGCACGAAAGCAATAAAGGCGTACGTAAATGCGTCAGTGATCTCGATACATAGTCATCCCTGCAAAACACTTAGAGCCTGCATGAACTGCAGGAATCATCAAATTTTAGACGGCATTGATCCCTGAGAATTTATACTATTCGCATCAAAACACTGAGAGAATCAAGAGGAACTGAAATGCCGACCGATGATTTTTTCCGAGCGCGTCTCGATCAGATAATTGATCTGCGTCATCCCCTGGCAGTGCTGTCGAATCGACTGCCGTGGGCTGATATTGAAGCAGCACTTGTCCCTGCTTTTGAGCGTAAAAACCGTCAGGGTGAAGTGTTGGAGATCAACGATCTTTTTGGCACAACATTGGCGATTGCCAGTGGGGGCGTGAGCACTGCGGGTCGCCCCGCTTGCCGATCCGGTTGATGGCATCGTTGCTGTATCTGAAGCATGCGTTCAACCTCAGTGACGAAGAGCTGGTGGTTCGCTGGTCGGAGAATGTGGTGTGGCAGTATTTCAGCGGCGAGGAATATTACACATCGAAGTTGCCGTGTGATGCCACCCAGATTGGCCGTTTCCGCACCGCCATTGGTGAAGCTGGTGTTGAGAAGCTGCTGAAGGCAACGATTGACACTGCGGTGCACACCAAGGCGGTCAAACCGGCTGAATTCAAACGAGTGATTGTTGACACGACAATTCAGGAAAAGGCAATTGCGCATCCGGTAGATAGCCGGTTACTGGAAATTGCTCGCGGCAAGATTGTGCAAGCAGCCAGACGGGCTGGCATCACCTTGAAGCAAACCTACGCCAAAGAAGGCAAGGCGCTGCGCCGAAGGGCAGGCGGCTATGCCCACGCCAGGCAATTGCGGCGTCTGCACAAAACCGTTAAACGCCAACGCACGATCCTTGGTATCGTGCTGCGGGAGATCCAGCGCAAACTGGCAACCGTGACGACGGTCTGTGCCGCATCGCTGCAGCAATTGACCACGCTATTGGAACGGGCAGGACGGATTCATAAGCAGCAACCCAAGGACAACAACAAACTCTATGCATTGCACGCACCGGAAGCCGAATGCATCGGCAAGGGCAAAGCACGCAAACCTTACGAGTTCGGAGTTAAAGCCGGCATTGCTGTTACGCACAAAAGCGGCCTGATAGTCGGTGCCAGAACCTTTCCTGGCAATCCCTACGATGGTCATATTCTCCACCAACAGCTCGAACAAACGCACAGGCTACTCGAAGATACCGGATCAATACCGAAGCAGGTTATTGCCGATCTCGGGTTCCGGGGAGTGGATGCTGACAATCCGGCAGTGGAAATCATCCATCGCGGCAAGTACAAGTCGCTGACGAAACCGCAGCGGCGCTGGCTCAAGCGCCGGCAGGCCGTGGAACCTGCAATCGGGCATCTGAAGTCGGATCACCGAATGAATCGCTGCTGGTTACCAGGTCAGTTGGGTGATGCACTGCACGCTGTGTTATGTGCGGCTGGCTACAATCTGCGCTGGCTGATGAGAGCTATACACCGTTTGGGCATCAAGAATTCTTTATTGCGACTTGCGCTGCTGCAACTGATCAACACCTTTTACACAAAACGTTCGTTTGTCGGCATGACTGTGTGAATTTTGCAGGGGCGACTAATTATCTGTATCCACGTTCAGACGAAAATCTGAATCTTTTTTATGCAAAAAGTAGAGAATTAAAAAAAGATATCTGTGAAAATTTAGATATTTTTAATCCTGATGATTTGGGAGCGATGAAACACTAACTAATAATATCATTGGTATTGATTTAATTCCGCTGTTGTTTCTTTTTTATTCCGGATTTATTTTCTTTCTTACATTCCGGGTTTATTTTCTTCCTTACAACAATAAGTTATAAAATATTTCCATATACTGATCTTGAAATTTTTCATCACAATCCCTATTATTAGCACTCGTGGTTATTGAGTGCTAATAATTTTTTATATTAGACCCCTGACTTCTTTAGAAATATATAAGTGAAATGCAAGGTATTTCATAAATCTTGATTTTTAATTCTTACGGGAGAAAACAGCATGAAAATTCGTCCTTTGCATGATCGTGTGATTGTCAAGCGATTGGAAGATGAGCGTAAAACCGCTTCAGGTATTGTAATTCCAGACAGTGCCGCAGAAAAGCCTGATCAAGGTGAAGTATTGGCCGTCGGTAAAGGAAAGGTTGGCGACGATGGAAAAGTGCGTCCATTGGAAGTCAAAGTCGGCGATAGAGTATTGTTTGGAAAATATGCCGGACAGTCTGTTAAGGTTCAAGGCGAAGAACTTTTGGTTATGCGGGAAGAAGATATTATGGGTGTGATTGAAGGCTAACTAAGCGCGCCAGTAGATTGCTCACTGAAGATAATGTGTTGTTAAGAAATTAGGAGAAAAGTTATGTCAGCAAAAGAAGTGAAGTTTGGTGATTCAGCACGTCATAGAATGGTGGCCGGTGTCAATATTTTAGCTGATGCGGTGAAAGTGACCTTGGGCCCCAAAGGCCGCAATGTCGTCTTGGATCGCTCTTATGGTGCCCCAACCATTACCAAGGACGGTGTTTCAGTTGCTAAAGAGATCGAGCTGAAAGACAAATTCGAGAATATGGGCGCCCAGATGCTGAAAGAAGTGGCCAGCAAAACATCCGATGTCGCCGGTGACGGTACCACTACCGCGACTGTATTGGCGCAATCGATTGTCAAGGAAGGGATGAAATATGTTGCTGCGGGCATGAACCCAATGGACCTCAAGCGCGGTATCGATAAAGCCGTGAGCACTGCAGTTGGAGAATTGAAAAAACTATCAAAACCTTGTGCAACAGCAAAAGAAATTGCTCAGGTGGGCAGCATTTCTGCAAACTCCGACACCGAGATCGGCAAAATCATTGCGGATGCGATGGATAAAGTGGGTAAAGAAGGTGTGATCACGGTAGAAGACGGTTCAGGACTGCAAAATGAATTGGAAGTCGTCGAAGGTATGCAGTTTGATCGCGGTTACCTGTCACCTTATTTTGTCAGCAGTGCGGAAAAACAAATTGCGCTGCTCGATAGTCCATTTGTTCTGCTGCATGACAAAAAAATTTCCAATATCAGGGATTTATTGCCGGTATTGGAACAAGTTGCGAAAGCCGGAAAGCCTCTGTTAATCATTGCGGAAGATGTCGATGGTGAAGCATTGGCTACGCTGGTGGTGAACAATATTCGCGGTATTCTTAAAACCTGCGCGGTTAAGGCTCCCGGTTTTGGTGATCGCCGTAAAGCCATGTTGGAAGATATTGCCATTTTGACCGGTGGTACCGTGATTGCGGAAGAAGTCGGCC is part of the Gammaproteobacteria bacterium genome and encodes:
- the groES gene encoding co-chaperone GroES, with product MKIRPLHDRVIVKRLEDERKTASGIVIPDSAAEKPDQGEVLAVGKGKVGDDGKVRPLEVKVGDRVLFGKYAGQSVKVQGEELLVMREEDIMGVIEG
- the groL gene encoding chaperonin GroEL (60 kDa chaperone family; promotes refolding of misfolded polypeptides especially under stressful conditions; forms two stacked rings of heptamers to form a barrel-shaped 14mer; ends can be capped by GroES; misfolded proteins enter the barrel where they are refolded when GroES binds) — translated: MSAKEVKFGDSARHRMVAGVNILADAVKVTLGPKGRNVVLDRSYGAPTITKDGVSVAKEIELKDKFENMGAQMLKEVASKTSDVAGDGTTTATVLAQSIVKEGMKYVAAGMNPMDLKRGIDKAVSTAVGELKKLSKPCATAKEIAQVGSISANSDTEIGKIIADAMDKVGKEGVITVEDGSGLQNELEVVEGMQFDRGYLSPYFVSSAEKQIALLDSPFVLLHDKKISNIRDLLPVLEQVAKAGKPLLIIAEDVDGEALATLVVNNIRGILKTCAVKAPGFGDRRKAMLEDIAILTGGTVIAEEVGLTLEKATLNDLGQAKRIEVGKENTTIIDGAGDAKAIEARVKQIRTQIEEATSDYDKEKLQERVAKLAGGVALIKVGAATEVEMKEKKARVEDALHATRAAVEEGVIPGGGVALLRTSPVVKNTKGDNHDQDAGIKIVLRALEEPLRQIVTNCGDEPSVVVNKVTEGKGNFGYNAATGEYGDLVAMGVLDPTKVTRSALQNAASVAGLMLTTDAMVAELPKEEAPAGGGMGGMGGMGGMGGMDM